GCGACAGGCGGGGCTGAAAGTTCGGGCTCACCCCGTTGGCCGGATACTGAAACCGGCGTCCTGGTCGAGGGGTGGTATCTCTGAAGTGGCAAGACGTTCGACGCGGGCTGCTGGTGGTCCCTTTTCCAGCCAAAGGAGCATTTTTGCGCAGGCCGCGTCGTGACCCTGGAACTCGCCCTCGACGGAACCATCGGGCCGGTTCCGGACCCAGCCACTTAGCCCCAGTACGGTTGCTTCATCCCGGGCCGTATACCGGAAAGCGACGCCCT
This DNA window, taken from Deltaproteobacteria bacterium, encodes the following:
- a CDS encoding acylphosphatase yields the protein MKRYRFTVTGRVQGVAFRYTARDEATVLGLSGWVRNRPDGSVEGEFQGHDAACAKMLLWLEKGPPAARVERLATSEIPPLDQDAGFSIRPTG